A section of the Lathamus discolor isolate bLatDis1 chromosome 6, bLatDis1.hap1, whole genome shotgun sequence genome encodes:
- the LOC136016822 gene encoding olfactory receptor 9G19-like codes for MEALLLAHDQDPTLQLCLQLSTFTTEDSNHSSVTSFILLGLTTDTKLQLLLFMVFTLAYITTLMSNITLMLVICRSSRLHTPMYFFIGNLSFLDLCYSSIYTPKFLLNCISEDKSISFAGCAAQFFVFGGLACTESYLLAAMAYDRYVAIANPLLYAAAMSKKLCIGLVVTSYLSGFASSTLITSYMFTLSFCDSNVIDDFFCDLLPLVKLSCDVTDSYQSLLYFILTFNIILPSALILMSYVSILVVILRMCSTKGQRKAFSTSATHLTTITLYYGSILFIYTRPSSSYVLERDKVVSILYTVVTPMLNPFIYSLRNQEVKEALKTLLKRQTAS; via the exons ATGGAAGCCCTTCTCTTAGCCCATGATCAAGACCCCACACTGCAGCTATGTCTCCAGTTGAGTACCTTCACCACGGAAGACAGCAACCACAGTTCAGTCACCAGCTTCAtcc ttctggggCTCACCACTGACacaaagctgcagcttctcttgTTCATGGTGTTCACCTTAGCCTACATCACCACCCTCATGAGCAACATCACCCTCATGCTGGTGATATGCCGTAGCTCACGCCTCCATACCCCAATGTACTTCTTCATTGGCAACTTGTCCTTCCTGGACCTCTGCTATTCCTCCATCTACACCCCCAAGTTCCTTCTGAACTGCATCTCTGAGGACAAGAGCATCTCCTTTGCTGGGTGTGCTGCTCAGTTCTTTGTCTTCGGTGGCTTGGCCTGCACTGAGAGCTACCTGCTGGCAGCAATGGCCTATGACAGGTACGTGGCCATCGCCAACCCACTGCTCTATGCTGCTGCCATGTCCAAGAAGCTCTGCATAGGGCTGGTGGTCACCTCCTACCTCAGTGGCTTTGCCAGCTCTACCCTCATTACCAGCTACATGTTCACCCTCAGCTTCTGTGACTCCAACGTCATCGATGACTTCTTCTGCGACCTGCTCCCACTGGTGAAGCTCTCCTGTGATGTGACAGACAGCTACCAGTCCCTCCTCTACTTCATCCTGACCTTCAACATCATCCTCCCCTCCGCACTCATCCTCATGTCCTACGTCTCCATCCTGGTTGTGATCCTGAGGATGTGCTCGACCAAGGGGCAGCGCAAAGCCTTCTCCACCTCTGCCACCcacctcaccaccatcaccctTTACTATGGCTCCATCCTCTTCATTTACACTCGGCCCAGCTCCTCTTATGTCCTGGAGAGGGACAAGGTGGTCTCTATTCTTTACACGGTGGTGACTCCCATGCTGAACCCCTTCATCTACAGTCTGAGGAACCAGGAGGTGAAGGAGGCACTGAAGACACTGCTGAAGAGACAGACAGCTTCCTAA